A single region of the Glycine max cultivar Williams 82 chromosome 20, Glycine_max_v4.0, whole genome shotgun sequence genome encodes:
- the LOC100798880 gene encoding putative disease resistance RPP13-like protein 1, with product MALAMVGEALISASVEILTKRIASREFRDFFSSRKLNISVLDELMKLLALNAVLNDAEEKQITDLAVKEWLEELKDAVLDAEDLLDEINTDALRCEVEDETKTSTTKRG from the exons ATGGCCTTAGCTATGGTAGGAGAGGCACTTATTTCTGCTTCTGTTGAGATCTTAACAAAAAGGATAGCTTCAAGAGAGTTTCGAGATTTCTTCTCCAGCAGAAAGCTGAATATTTCTGTGTTGGATGAGTTGATGAAGTTGTTGGCACTTAATGCTGTGCTAAATGATGCTGAGGAGAAACAAATCACTGATCTTGCAGTGAAGGAATGGCTTGAAGAATTGAAAGATGCTGTCTTGGATGCAGAAGATTTGTTGGATGAAATCAACACAGATGCTTTGAGATGCGAGGTGGAGGATGAAACTAAAACATCTACTACAAAG AGAGGATGA
- the LOC106797603 gene encoding putative disease resistance protein RGA1 produces the protein MVKTVGYEFYGSNAGSQLFHPFPSLESLEFEDMSEWQEWLPFESEGRNFPFPCLKRLYLYKCPQLRGTLPDYLPSLTNVSFSECNQLVPNLSDVHWNISIEKVRIFIPQYMAQIHITSKAKNMEKLSFLDILFICLFPCPSRALYPFYSKLGSNYYSRWRSSFQISCFIVTDCEKLRSLPDQIDLPALEHLDSEARLSPSGLKLLDGKGLQNLTSLQMLHMYNCPSFESSPEDQLPSSLVILSLRKCPLLEARYRGQNGKYWSKIAHIPAIQINEKVII, from the exons ATGGTGAAAACAGTTGGTTACGAGTTCTACGGCAGCAATGCAGGCTCACAGTTGTTTCATCCGTTTCCATCACTAGAGAGTCTGGAATTTGAAGATATGTCAGAGTGGCAGGAGTGGCTACCATTTGAAAGTGAAGGCAGAAACTTTCCTTTTCCTTGTCTTAAGCGTTTGTACTTATACAAGTGCCCCCAGTTGAGAGGAACCTTGCCCGATTATCTACCTTCACTGACAAATGTTAGTTTCTCAGAGTGCAACCAGCTAGTGCCAAACTTATCTGATGTGCACTGGAATATATCAATTGAA AAAGTTAGAATTTTTATCCCACAATACATGGCACAAATTCACATCACTTCAAAAGCTAAGAATATGGAAAAGCTGTCGTTCCTTGACATCCTTTTCATTTGCTTGTTTCCCTGCCCTTCAAGAGCTTTATATCCGTTTTATTCCAAACTTGGAAGCAATTACTACTCAAGGTGGAGGAGCAGCTTCCAAATTAGTTGTTTTATTGTCACTGATTGTGAGAAACTTAGATCACTGCCAGATCAGATTGATCTCCCCGCCCTTGAACACTTGGATTCCGAAGCTAGATTGTCCCCAAG TGGTTTAAAGTTGTTGGATGGAAAAGGGCTTCAAAATCTCACTTCTCTCCAAATGCTTCACATGTACAATTGTCCAAGCTTTGAGTCCTCACCTGAGGATCAGCTTCCATCCTCTCTTGTAATACTCAGTTTAAGGAAGTGTCCTTTACTGGAAGCAAGGTACCGAGGTCAGAATGGGAAATACTGGTCTAAGATTGCTCACATTCCTGCAATCCAGATAAATGAAAAAGTGATAATATGA
- the LOC100787038 gene encoding spermidine hydroxycinnamoyl transferase isoform X1, translated as MSTITASYNVTPNEPTPNVSLWLSESDQVARWSHTSTIYIYKENQTQNALERMRDSLSKILVHYHPLAGRLTWLEGGKVALNCNGKGVTLIEAESQKTMDDYGDFAPSEKLKNELIPPVDYSQPIEELPLLLVQLTRFKKGSSNNNNNNQLGLAIGVAFCHVLCDGLAAIRFINAWAKLTRGEVLDSIEMFPFLDRTIMNSTYPPRAPRFDHPELKPLPLKLGTTDTIEEQKKEKTAVILRLTSQQVEKLKKKTNDERPQKEGITKTLRPYSRYEVIASHIWRCASKARELEDLQPTVVRVSADIRNRLNPPLPRNYFGNALAVALTPKCHTKELITNPLSHGAQKIREAIELLNDEYIRSQLDFIRCHEQLDRIRASYLDQGEPKNAPFYGNPNLTIVSWMSMPVYEADFGWGKPGYFGPGAVYPDGKAYIIRSSDEDGSLVVSAHLQTAHKELFKKFFYEDI; from the exons ATGTCCACCATCACGGCTTCTTACAATGTGACTCCGAATGAGCCAACTCCAAACGTTTCTTTGTGGCTTTCCGAGAGTGACCAAGTTGCACGTTGGAGTCACACCTCCACCATCTACATTTACAAAGAAAACCAAACCCAAAACGCCCTTGAGAGAATGAGGGATTCTCTAAGCAAAATTCTTGTGCACTACCACCCTTTGGCCGGTCGATTGACTTGGTTAGAGGGTGGTAAAGTAGCACTGAATTGCAATGGAAAGGGAGTGACATTGATTGAAGCCGAATCACAAAAAACAATGGATGATTATGGCGATTTTGCGCCGAGCGAAAAGCTGAAGAATGAACTCATTCCTCCGGTTGATTACTCTCAACCCATTGAGGAGCTTCCCTTGTTGCTTGTTCAATTAACAAGGTTCAAAAAAGGAAGcagcaacaataataataataaccaatTAGGCCTTGCAATTGGAGTGGCTTTTTGCCATGTTTTGTGTGATGGGTTAGCAGCCATAAGGTTCATTAATGCATGGGCAAAGCTTACTAGAGGGGAAGTGTTGGACTCAATTGAAATGTTTCCGTTTCTTGATAGAACAATCATGAATTCCACATACCCACCAAGGGCTCCACGTTTTGATCACCCTGAGTTGAAGCCTCTGCCTCTCAAACTAGGCACCACTGACACCATAGAAGAACAGAAAAAGGAGAAAACTGCTGTGATTTTGAGACTCACTTCACAGCAAGTGGagaaattgaagaagaaaaccaaTGATGAACGACCTCAAAAAGAAGGTATTACAA AAACGTTACGACCATATAGTAGATACGAAGTTATTGCATCACACATATGGAGATGTGCATCAAAGGCACGTGAGCTAGAAGATCTTCAACCAACCGTGGTAAGGGTAAGTGCGGACATTCGCAATAGGCTAAACCCTCCCCTCCCAAGAAACTACTTTGGCAACGCATTGGCCGTGGCATTGACACCAAAATGTCACACTAAGGAACTCATAACAAACCCATTAAGCCACGGTGCCCAAAAGATTAGGGAAGCAATTGAGTTGCTAAATGATGAGTACATAAGGTCACAATTGGACTTCATTAGGTGCCATGAGCAATTGGATAGGATAAGGGCCTCGTATTTGGACCAAGGGGAGCCAAAAAATGCACCCTTTTATGGAAACCCTAATCTCACTATTGTGAGTTGGATGAGCATGCCCGTTTATGAGGCTGATTTTGGGTGGGGGAAGCCGGGGTATTTTGGTCCTGGTGCTGTGTACCCTGATGGAAAGGCTTACATTATTCGAAGCTCGGATGAGGATGGCTCACTCGTTGTGTCGGCTCACTTGCAAACAGCACACAAGGAGCTTTTCAAAAAGTTCTTCTATGAGGACATATGA
- the LOC100787038 gene encoding spermidine hydroxycinnamoyl transferase isoform X2 → MSTITASYNVTPNEPTPNVSLWLSESDQVARWSHTSTIYIYKENQTQNALERMRDSLSKILVHYHPLAGRLTWLEGGKVALNCNGKGVTLIEAESQKTMDDYGDFAPSEKLKNELIPPVDYSQPIEELPLLLVQLTRFKKGSSNNNNNNQLGLAIGVAFCHVLCDGLAAIRFINAWAKLTRGEVLDSIEMFPFLDRTIMNSTYPPRAPRFDHPELKPLPLKLGTTDTIEEQKKEKTAVILRLTSQQVEKLKKKTNDERPQKEETLRPYSRYEVIASHIWRCASKARELEDLQPTVVRVSADIRNRLNPPLPRNYFGNALAVALTPKCHTKELITNPLSHGAQKIREAIELLNDEYIRSQLDFIRCHEQLDRIRASYLDQGEPKNAPFYGNPNLTIVSWMSMPVYEADFGWGKPGYFGPGAVYPDGKAYIIRSSDEDGSLVVSAHLQTAHKELFKKFFYEDI, encoded by the exons ATGTCCACCATCACGGCTTCTTACAATGTGACTCCGAATGAGCCAACTCCAAACGTTTCTTTGTGGCTTTCCGAGAGTGACCAAGTTGCACGTTGGAGTCACACCTCCACCATCTACATTTACAAAGAAAACCAAACCCAAAACGCCCTTGAGAGAATGAGGGATTCTCTAAGCAAAATTCTTGTGCACTACCACCCTTTGGCCGGTCGATTGACTTGGTTAGAGGGTGGTAAAGTAGCACTGAATTGCAATGGAAAGGGAGTGACATTGATTGAAGCCGAATCACAAAAAACAATGGATGATTATGGCGATTTTGCGCCGAGCGAAAAGCTGAAGAATGAACTCATTCCTCCGGTTGATTACTCTCAACCCATTGAGGAGCTTCCCTTGTTGCTTGTTCAATTAACAAGGTTCAAAAAAGGAAGcagcaacaataataataataaccaatTAGGCCTTGCAATTGGAGTGGCTTTTTGCCATGTTTTGTGTGATGGGTTAGCAGCCATAAGGTTCATTAATGCATGGGCAAAGCTTACTAGAGGGGAAGTGTTGGACTCAATTGAAATGTTTCCGTTTCTTGATAGAACAATCATGAATTCCACATACCCACCAAGGGCTCCACGTTTTGATCACCCTGAGTTGAAGCCTCTGCCTCTCAAACTAGGCACCACTGACACCATAGAAGAACAGAAAAAGGAGAAAACTGCTGTGATTTTGAGACTCACTTCACAGCAAGTGGagaaattgaagaagaaaaccaaTGATGAACGACCTCAAAAAGAAG AAACGTTACGACCATATAGTAGATACGAAGTTATTGCATCACACATATGGAGATGTGCATCAAAGGCACGTGAGCTAGAAGATCTTCAACCAACCGTGGTAAGGGTAAGTGCGGACATTCGCAATAGGCTAAACCCTCCCCTCCCAAGAAACTACTTTGGCAACGCATTGGCCGTGGCATTGACACCAAAATGTCACACTAAGGAACTCATAACAAACCCATTAAGCCACGGTGCCCAAAAGATTAGGGAAGCAATTGAGTTGCTAAATGATGAGTACATAAGGTCACAATTGGACTTCATTAGGTGCCATGAGCAATTGGATAGGATAAGGGCCTCGTATTTGGACCAAGGGGAGCCAAAAAATGCACCCTTTTATGGAAACCCTAATCTCACTATTGTGAGTTGGATGAGCATGCCCGTTTATGAGGCTGATTTTGGGTGGGGGAAGCCGGGGTATTTTGGTCCTGGTGCTGTGTACCCTGATGGAAAGGCTTACATTATTCGAAGCTCGGATGAGGATGGCTCACTCGTTGTGTCGGCTCACTTGCAAACAGCACACAAGGAGCTTTTCAAAAAGTTCTTCTATGAGGACATATGA